The following proteins are encoded in a genomic region of Thioclava nitratireducens:
- a CDS encoding amino acid ABC transporter ATP-binding protein, translating to MIELSNITKRFGENEVLSGISLSLPEGSVTALIGPSGGGKSTLLRTINLLEVPTSGTLAIGDATVTLTEGGRLSRGQIQSIRQQTGMVFQNFQLFPHRTAIENVMESLVTVQNWPAAKARERAMSLLEKVGMAHKADAWPATLSGGQQQRIAIARALAPSPKVLLCDEPTSALDPELAAEVVDVLAQLAREGTTMVMATHDLRLASQIAERVVVLESGGVVETGPARQVFDAPERERTKRFIATLKSTGETAAPDTAPRPV from the coding sequence ATGATCGAGCTGTCGAATATCACCAAGCGGTTCGGCGAGAACGAGGTTCTGTCGGGGATCTCGCTGTCTTTGCCTGAGGGCTCCGTGACCGCGTTGATCGGCCCCTCCGGTGGCGGCAAGAGCACGCTTTTGCGTACCATCAACCTGCTGGAGGTGCCGACGAGCGGCACGCTCGCCATCGGCGACGCCACGGTGACGCTGACCGAGGGCGGGCGGCTCTCGCGCGGCCAGATCCAGAGCATTCGGCAACAGACCGGGATGGTGTTCCAGAACTTCCAGCTCTTCCCGCATCGCACTGCGATCGAGAACGTGATGGAGAGCCTCGTGACCGTGCAGAACTGGCCTGCCGCGAAAGCCCGCGAGCGCGCGATGTCGCTCTTGGAGAAGGTCGGAATGGCGCATAAGGCCGATGCCTGGCCCGCGACGCTTTCGGGCGGGCAGCAGCAGCGCATCGCGATTGCCCGCGCGCTCGCCCCGTCGCCGAAAGTTCTGCTCTGCGACGAGCCGACCTCGGCGCTCGATCCGGAACTGGCGGCGGAAGTCGTCGACGTTCTGGCACAGCTGGCCCGCGAGGGCACGACGATGGTGATGGCCACCCACGATTTGCGGCTGGCCTCGCAGATCGCCGAGCGGGTGGTCGTGCTGGAAAGCGGCGGGGTGGTCGAGACCGGCCCGGCGCGGCAGGTCTTCGATGCGCCCGAGCGCGAGCGCACCAAGCGGTTCATCGCCACGCTGAAATCGACCGGCGAGACCGCAGCCCCGGATACTGCCCCGCGCCCCGTCTGA
- a CDS encoding ABC transporter ATP-binding protein — protein sequence MIEIDEITKLYDDTTAVDHVSMTVETGTITVIVGTSGSGKTTLLRMINRLIEPSSGEVRINGESTAALPKHELRRRIGYVIQGDGLFPHYTIAGNIGAVPKLLGWSKDKTSARVDELLDLFSMEPAQFRDRYPAELSGGQQQRVGVARALASRPDLLLMDEPFGALDPIIRARAQADLRRIQRQLGSTIVLVTHDMEEAIHLGDRVAVMDGGKLLQHGTPAEIIAEPATDFVAQMVGGVDRPLRLLSLIPVSDVMEEGTAEGAPIAPDTSLRDALSLCLWRGCEALPVADGERPLGRVTLATIRARATELA from the coding sequence ATGATCGAAATCGACGAGATCACGAAGCTCTATGACGACACGACGGCGGTGGACCACGTTTCGATGACGGTCGAGACCGGAACGATCACTGTGATCGTGGGCACCTCCGGTTCGGGCAAGACCACGCTTCTGCGGATGATCAACCGGCTGATCGAGCCGAGTTCCGGCGAGGTGCGGATCAATGGCGAGTCCACCGCCGCGCTGCCCAAACACGAGCTGCGCCGCCGGATCGGCTATGTCATTCAGGGCGACGGGCTGTTCCCGCATTATACGATCGCGGGCAATATCGGCGCGGTGCCCAAACTGCTCGGCTGGTCCAAGGACAAGACCAGCGCCCGGGTCGACGAGTTGCTGGACCTGTTCTCGATGGAGCCCGCGCAGTTTCGCGACCGTTATCCGGCGGAGCTGTCGGGCGGTCAGCAGCAACGTGTGGGCGTCGCCCGCGCCTTGGCCTCACGGCCCGATCTGCTGCTGATGGACGAGCCTTTCGGCGCGCTCGACCCGATCATTCGCGCCCGCGCGCAAGCCGATCTGCGGCGCATCCAGCGGCAGCTGGGGTCGACCATCGTGCTGGTGACGCATGACATGGAAGAGGCGATCCATCTGGGCGACCGGGTGGCTGTCATGGATGGCGGAAAGCTTCTGCAACATGGCACGCCCGCCGAGATCATCGCCGAGCCCGCCACCGATTTCGTCGCGCAGATGGTGGGCGGGGTCGATCGTCCGCTCCGGCTTTTGTCGTTGATCCCGGTCTCGGACGTGATGGAAGAGGGCACGGCCGAGGGCGCGCCGATCGCGCCCGACACCAGCCTGCGCGATGCGCTGTCGCTGTGTCTTTGGCGCGGCTGCGAGGCGCTGCCGGTGGCGGATGGCGAGCGTCCGCTTGGCCGGGTCACTCTGGCGACGATCCGCGCCCGCGCGACGGAGCTGGCATGA
- the nrdH gene encoding glutaredoxin-like protein NrdH, whose amino-acid sequence MTITVYSKPACVQCTATTRALDAKGIDYNVIDLTEDAAAMEMVQDLGYRQAPVVIAGEDHWAGFRPDMIGQLS is encoded by the coding sequence ATGACCATCACCGTCTATTCGAAACCGGCCTGCGTGCAATGCACCGCCACGACCCGTGCGCTGGATGCCAAGGGGATCGACTACAACGTGATCGACCTCACCGAGGATGCCGCCGCGATGGAGATGGTGCAGGACCTCGGCTACCGTCAGGCGCCCGTGGTGATCGCGGGCGAGGATCACTGGGCGGGCTTCCGGCCCGACATGATCGGACAGCTCAGCTGA
- a CDS encoding amino acid ABC transporter substrate-binding protein yields MKPVRTLIAIAALAGIVAPAAQAASLADIQKDGVFRVGTEGTYPPFTYHDESGKLTGFDVAIARAIGEKLGVKVKFLEGRWDGLIAGLDADRYDAVINEVGITDARKKKYDFSQPYIASKAALIVRKDETDITGFDDLKGKTAAQTLSSNFGKIASDHGAELIGTNGFDQSIALVIQNRADATVNDSLSFLDFKKNKPDAPVKLAATMPDANYSGVIIAKDQPDLLAAINKALDEMKADGTYQKISEEYFGEDVSK; encoded by the coding sequence ATGAAACCCGTTCGCACCCTCATCGCCATCGCAGCCCTCGCCGGGATCGTGGCGCCCGCGGCCCAGGCCGCGAGCCTCGCTGATATCCAGAAAGACGGCGTCTTCCGCGTCGGCACCGAAGGCACCTATCCGCCCTTCACCTACCATGACGAATCCGGAAAGCTGACCGGCTTCGACGTCGCCATCGCGCGCGCCATCGGCGAAAAGCTGGGCGTGAAGGTGAAGTTCCTCGAAGGCCGCTGGGACGGCCTGATCGCTGGGCTCGATGCCGACCGCTACGACGCGGTGATCAACGAGGTGGGCATCACCGATGCGCGCAAGAAGAAATACGATTTCTCGCAGCCCTATATCGCGTCGAAAGCGGCGCTGATCGTGCGCAAGGACGAGACCGACATCACCGGCTTCGACGATCTGAAAGGCAAGACCGCCGCCCAGACGCTCTCGAGCAATTTCGGCAAGATCGCCTCGGATCACGGTGCCGAACTGATCGGCACGAACGGGTTCGATCAGTCGATCGCGCTTGTCATCCAGAACCGCGCCGATGCGACGGTGAATGACAGCCTGTCCTTCCTCGACTTCAAGAAGAACAAGCCGGACGCCCCCGTGAAGCTGGCCGCGACCATGCCCGATGCGAACTATTCCGGCGTGATCATCGCGAAGGACCAGCCCGACCTGCTGGCTGCGATCAACAAGGCGCTCGACGAGATGAAGGCCGACGGGACCTACCAGAAGATCTCCGAAGAGTATTTCGGGGAAGACGTCTCGAAGTAA
- a CDS encoding homocysteine S-methyltransferase family protein translates to MNDNKLTRLLDARPVICAEGFLFELERRGYLTAGEFVPEVALEYPQALRNLHVDFQRAGSDIVEAFTYNGHREKMRVIGKEDLLEPLNRAALKIAREVADAKTGNLMAGNISNTNIWDPADPARQAEVRAMFDEMVGWAVEEGADILIGETFYYAGEALCALEAAKASGLPVVLTLAPMAANEMMDGVGIVETCQKLEQAGADVVGLNCFRGPQTMMPWLRKVRAAVSCHVGALPVPYRTTKEEPTFFNLSDHNGCTCPSPHGRTFPTALDPLACNRYEIGAFAREAQAIGVNYLGVCCGASPMHIREMAEAVGRETEASRFSERMENHFMYGQNDRLPAHIRALGDGA, encoded by the coding sequence ATGAATGACAACAAACTGACCCGCCTGCTCGACGCGCGCCCGGTAATCTGCGCCGAGGGCTTTCTGTTCGAACTGGAACGGCGCGGCTATCTGACCGCCGGGGAATTCGTGCCCGAGGTGGCGCTCGAATACCCGCAGGCGCTGCGCAATCTGCATGTCGATTTCCAGCGCGCCGGCAGCGATATCGTCGAGGCCTTCACCTATAACGGCCACCGCGAGAAGATGCGCGTGATCGGCAAGGAAGACCTGCTGGAGCCGCTCAACCGCGCGGCGCTGAAGATCGCCCGCGAGGTCGCCGATGCCAAGACCGGAAATCTGATGGCGGGCAATATCTCGAACACGAATATCTGGGACCCGGCAGATCCGGCGCGGCAGGCCGAGGTGCGCGCGATGTTCGACGAGATGGTCGGCTGGGCGGTCGAGGAAGGCGCGGATATCCTCATCGGCGAGACCTTCTACTACGCGGGCGAGGCGCTATGCGCGCTCGAGGCCGCGAAGGCGTCGGGGCTGCCGGTGGTGCTGACGCTGGCGCCGATGGCGGCCAACGAGATGATGGACGGGGTCGGCATCGTCGAGACCTGCCAGAAACTCGAACAGGCGGGCGCCGATGTCGTCGGGCTGAACTGCTTCCGCGGGCCGCAGACGATGATGCCGTGGCTGCGCAAGGTGCGCGCGGCGGTGAGCTGCCATGTCGGCGCCCTGCCCGTGCCCTACCGGACCACGAAGGAGGAGCCCACCTTCTTCAACCTCTCCGATCACAACGGCTGCACCTGCCCCTCGCCGCATGGCCGGACCTTTCCAACCGCGCTCGATCCGCTGGCCTGCAACCGCTACGAGATCGGCGCCTTTGCGCGTGAGGCGCAGGCGATCGGGGTGAATTACCTCGGCGTGTGCTGCGGGGCGAGCCCGATGCATATCCGCGAAATGGCCGAGGCCGTGGGTCGCGAGACCGAGGCCAGCCGCTTCTCGGAGCGCATGGAGAACCACTTCATGTATGGCCAGAACGACCGCCTCCCGGCGCATATCCGGGCGCTCGGCGACGGGGCCTGA
- a CDS encoding amino acid ABC transporter permease, whose product MADWLPLMWSSLVPLLQATVTFTIPLTLITFTLGLALGLLCAVIRLFGPRPLVWIVRFYVWVIRGTPLLVQLFLIFYGLPSLGITLDAFVAGLIGFTLNVGAYTSEILRAALSSVSKGQWEASYSIGMNWRQTMTRTIVPQASRVAVPPLSNSFISLVKDTSLAAAITVPELFQAAQRIVATTYEPLVLYVEAALIYLALCSVLSALQGRLERRLGQYGGFLEERT is encoded by the coding sequence ATGGCTGACTGGTTGCCCCTGATGTGGTCATCGCTCGTGCCGCTTTTGCAGGCGACGGTGACCTTCACGATCCCGCTGACGCTCATCACCTTCACGCTGGGCCTTGCGCTCGGGCTGCTCTGCGCGGTGATCCGGCTGTTCGGGCCGCGTCCGCTGGTGTGGATCGTGCGGTTCTATGTCTGGGTGATCCGGGGCACGCCGCTTCTGGTGCAGCTTTTCCTGATCTTCTACGGGCTGCCGAGCCTCGGGATCACGCTCGACGCCTTCGTGGCGGGGCTGATCGGCTTCACGCTGAATGTCGGCGCCTACACGTCGGAAATCCTGCGCGCGGCGCTGTCCTCGGTGTCCAAGGGGCAGTGGGAAGCGTCCTATTCCATCGGCATGAACTGGCGGCAGACGATGACCCGCACCATCGTGCCGCAGGCCTCGCGCGTCGCGGTGCCGCCCTTGTCGAACAGCTTCATCTCGCTGGTGAAGGATACGTCGCTCGCCGCAGCGATCACCGTGCCGGAACTGTTTCAGGCGGCGCAGCGGATCGTCGCGACCACCTATGAACCGCTCGTCCTCTATGTCGAGGCGGCGCTGATCTATCTCGCGCTCTGCTCGGTCCTGTCGGCGCTGCAGGGGCGGCTCGAACGGCGCCTTGGCCAATATGGCGGCTTTCTGGAGGAACGCACATGA
- a CDS encoding ABC transporter permease codes for MSRSGAIRAACVALLLALVLRPHWFAPVFAPFAPAGGPVIYERASILSLSLSHLGLVALASGLATLVAVGLAILVTRPAGAAFLPLSRTITNIGQTFPPVAVLALAVPALGFGAGPTLVALFLYGLLPIFETAIAGLSTLPPATMEAARGIGLTRWQRLIRVELPLALPVILTGIRLSVVIAIGTATVGSTVAARTLGEVIIAGLLTSNTAFVLQGGVIVGLFAVLVYDALSLLETALTRRLGRPSAGAEA; via the coding sequence ATGAGCCGCAGCGGCGCGATCCGGGCCGCCTGCGTGGCGCTGCTGCTGGCGCTGGTGCTGCGCCCGCATTGGTTCGCCCCGGTCTTTGCGCCCTTCGCCCCGGCGGGCGGGCCGGTGATCTACGAGCGCGCCTCGATCCTGTCGCTCTCGCTCAGCCATCTGGGGCTGGTGGCGCTGGCCTCCGGGTTGGCGACGCTGGTCGCGGTGGGCCTTGCCATCCTCGTGACGCGACCTGCGGGCGCGGCTTTCCTGCCGCTGTCGCGCACGATCACCAATATCGGCCAGACCTTCCCGCCGGTTGCGGTGCTGGCGCTGGCGGTGCCCGCGCTCGGCTTCGGGGCCGGGCCGACGCTGGTGGCGCTGTTCCTCTACGGCTTGCTGCCGATCTTCGAGACGGCCATTGCCGGGCTCTCGACTCTGCCGCCCGCGACGATGGAGGCCGCCCGCGGCATCGGCCTGACCCGCTGGCAGCGCCTGATCCGGGTGGAATTGCCGCTGGCCCTGCCGGTGATCCTGACGGGCATTCGGCTGTCGGTGGTGATCGCCATCGGCACGGCGACGGTCGGCTCCACCGTGGCCGCGCGGACTTTGGGCGAGGTGATCATCGCCGGGCTTTTGACCAGCAACACGGCCTTCGTCCTTCAGGGCGGCGTGATCGTGGGGTTGTTCGCGGTGCTCGTCTATGACGCCCTGAGCCTGCTGGAGACCGCCCTCACACGCCGTCTGGGGCGTCCCTCCGCCGGGGCGGAAGCGTAG
- the nrdI gene encoding class Ib ribonucleoside-diphosphate reductase assembly flavoprotein NrdI, producing the protein MGQARLIYYSSASGNTQRFVERLGLPALRLPLSAEAAMPYPPCPYVLICPSYADGKGRGAVAKPVIAFLNDPARRAGLRGVIASGNRNFGALFACAGDLLARKCNIPVLYRFELAGTDTDIDRVRAGLDNFWRLECSTAK; encoded by the coding sequence ATGGGACAGGCAAGGCTGATCTATTACTCCTCGGCCTCGGGGAACACGCAGCGCTTCGTGGAGCGGCTGGGTCTGCCCGCGCTGCGTCTGCCCCTCTCGGCGGAGGCGGCGATGCCGTACCCGCCCTGCCCCTACGTCCTGATCTGCCCGAGCTACGCCGACGGCAAGGGGCGCGGCGCGGTCGCGAAACCGGTCATCGCCTTTCTCAACGATCCCGCCCGCCGCGCGGGTCTGCGCGGCGTGATCGCCAGCGGCAATCGCAATTTCGGCGCGCTCTTCGCCTGCGCGGGCGATCTGCTGGCGCGCAAATGCAACATCCCCGTGCTCTACCGGTTCGAACTGGCGGGGACCGACACTGACATCGACCGCGTGCGCGCGGGTCTCGACAATTTCTGGAGGCTGGAATGCTCGACAGCGAAGTAA
- the nrdE gene encoding class 1b ribonucleoside-diphosphate reductase subunit alpha, translating to MLDSEVKPSGATASEFAGLDHHALNAMLNLYDAEGNIRFEADRMAARQYFLRHVNQNTVFFHSLDEKLGYLVEEGYYDAAVLDQYSRNFQRAIWEAAFAAKFRFPTFLGAFKYYTSYTLKTRDGQRYLERYEDRVVMVALTLARGDEALAMRLMDEMLAGRFQPATPTFLNAGKKARGEFVSCFLLRLEDNMESIGRGINSALQLSKRGGGVALMLTNIREYGAPIKGIENQSSGVIPVMKLLEDSFSYANQLGARQGAGAVYLHAHHPDILRFLDTKRENADEKIRIKTLSLGVVIPDITFELAKKNEEMYLFSPHDVERVYGCAFSEISVTEKYHEMVDDARIRKRKINARAFFQTLAEIQFESGYPYIMFEDTVNRANPIAGRITMSNLCSEILQVAEPSEFDEDLGYAQMGTDISCNLGSLNIAKVMDGGDLGASVGAAIRALSAVSEMSAINAVPSIRKGNEESHAIGLGQMNLHGFLARERVHYGSPEGIEFTSVYFAAVAYHALAESNRLAAEHGRSFKGFEASAYADGSFFEKYVTRDFLPESDTVTALFDRFGITLPTRADWAELRDRVMETGLWNRNLQAVPPTGSISYINNATASIHPITAKIEIRKEGKIGRVYYPAPYMTNDNLEFYRDAYQIGPEAIIDTYAAATEHVDQGLSLTLFFPAEATTRDINRAQIYAWRRGIKTIYYIRLRQAALEGTEVQGCVSCSL from the coding sequence ATGCTCGACAGCGAAGTAAAACCGAGCGGGGCCACGGCCTCGGAATTCGCGGGGCTTGATCACCACGCGCTCAACGCAATGCTCAACCTCTATGACGCGGAGGGCAATATCCGCTTCGAGGCCGACCGGATGGCGGCGCGGCAATATTTCCTGCGCCATGTGAACCAGAACACGGTGTTCTTCCATTCGCTGGACGAGAAGCTCGGCTATCTGGTGGAGGAAGGCTATTACGACGCCGCCGTGCTCGATCAGTATTCGCGCAACTTTCAGCGCGCGATCTGGGAGGCGGCTTTCGCGGCAAAGTTTCGTTTTCCGACCTTCCTCGGCGCGTTCAAATATTACACCTCCTACACGTTGAAGACCCGTGACGGGCAGCGCTATCTCGAACGCTACGAGGACCGGGTGGTGATGGTGGCGCTGACGCTCGCGCGCGGCGACGAAGCGCTGGCGATGCGGCTGATGGATGAGATGCTGGCGGGTCGCTTCCAGCCCGCGACGCCGACCTTCCTCAACGCGGGCAAGAAGGCGCGGGGCGAGTTCGTCTCCTGCTTCCTGCTGCGACTGGAAGACAACATGGAAAGCATCGGGCGCGGCATCAACTCGGCGCTGCAACTGTCGAAACGCGGCGGCGGCGTGGCCCTGATGCTGACCAATATCCGCGAATATGGCGCGCCGATCAAAGGGATCGAGAACCAGTCCTCGGGCGTGATCCCGGTGATGAAGCTGCTCGAAGACAGCTTCAGCTATGCCAACCAGCTGGGCGCGCGTCAGGGTGCGGGCGCGGTTTATCTGCACGCCCATCACCCCGACATCCTGCGCTTCCTCGACACCAAGCGCGAGAATGCGGACGAGAAAATCCGGATCAAGACGCTGAGCCTCGGCGTGGTGATCCCCGACATCACCTTCGAGCTCGCGAAGAAGAACGAGGAGATGTATCTCTTCTCGCCGCATGACGTGGAGCGGGTCTATGGCTGCGCCTTCTCGGAGATTTCCGTGACCGAGAAATACCACGAAATGGTCGACGACGCGCGGATTCGCAAACGCAAGATCAACGCCCGCGCCTTCTTCCAGACGCTGGCCGAGATCCAGTTCGAAAGCGGCTATCCCTACATCATGTTCGAAGACACGGTGAACCGCGCCAACCCGATCGCGGGACGGATCACCATGTCGAACCTGTGTTCGGAGATTCTGCAGGTGGCCGAGCCTTCCGAGTTCGACGAGGATCTGGGCTACGCGCAGATGGGCACGGATATCTCGTGCAATCTGGGTTCGCTCAACATCGCCAAGGTGATGGATGGCGGCGATCTGGGCGCGAGCGTCGGGGCCGCGATCCGGGCGCTCTCGGCGGTGTCGGAGATGAGCGCGATCAACGCCGTCCCCTCGATCCGCAAGGGCAACGAGGAAAGCCACGCGATCGGTCTGGGTCAGATGAACCTGCACGGTTTCCTCGCCCGCGAGCGCGTCCATTATGGCAGCCCCGAGGGGATCGAATTCACCTCCGTTTATTTCGCCGCCGTAGCCTATCACGCGTTGGCGGAGTCGAACCGGCTGGCCGCCGAGCATGGCCGGAGTTTCAAGGGGTTCGAGGCCTCTGCCTATGCCGATGGCAGCTTCTTCGAGAAATACGTCACCCGCGACTTTCTGCCTGAGAGCGACACCGTCACGGCCCTGTTCGACCGCTTCGGGATCACCCTGCCCACCCGCGCCGACTGGGCCGAGCTGCGCGACCGGGTCATGGAGACCGGCCTGTGGAATCGCAACCTGCAAGCCGTGCCGCCCACCGGCTCGATCAGCTATATCAACAACGCGACAGCCTCGATCCACCCGATCACCGCGAAGATCGAGATCCGTAAGGAAGGCAAGATCGGCCGGGTCTATTACCCCGCGCCCTACATGACGAACGACAATCTCGAGTTCTACCGCGACGCCTATCAGATCGGCCCCGAGGCGATCATCGACACCTATGCGGCAGCGACCGAGCATGTCGATCAAGGTCTCTCGCTGACGCTGTTCTTCCCGGCCGAGGCCACGACCCGCGACATCAACCGCGCCCAGATCTATGCATGGCGGCGCGGCATCAAGACCATCTATTACATCCGCCTGCGCCAAGCGGCCCTCGAGGGGACCGAGGTGCAGGGCTGCGTATCCTGTTCCCTGTGA
- the nrdF gene encoding class 1b ribonucleoside-diphosphate reductase subunit beta — MKDLHTSRPVPRAVNWNRLQDDKDLEVWNRLTSNFWLPEKVPLSNDIQSWSQLTEDEQTLTIRVFTGLTLLDTIQNTVGAPALMADAATPHEEAVLSNIAFMEAVHARSYSSVFSTLCNTAEVDEAFRWSQENPHLQAKSRLILDEYDATASPLKRKVASVFLESFLFYSGFYLPMHWSSRARLTNTADLIRLIIRDEAIHGYYIGYKFQRALERATETERTEIKDFAFSLMFDLYDIEGRYTEQLYDGLGLTEDVKHFLHYNANKALQNLGYEALFPEEATRVNPAILAALSPGSDENHDFFSGSGSSYVIGKAVATEDEDWAF; from the coding sequence ATGAAAGATCTGCACACATCCCGCCCCGTTCCGCGTGCCGTCAACTGGAACCGCCTTCAGGACGACAAGGATCTCGAAGTCTGGAACCGGCTCACGTCGAATTTCTGGCTGCCCGAGAAGGTGCCGCTGTCGAACGACATTCAAAGCTGGTCGCAACTGACCGAGGATGAGCAGACGCTCACGATCCGGGTCTTCACCGGGCTGACGCTGCTGGACACGATCCAGAACACCGTGGGCGCGCCTGCGCTGATGGCGGATGCGGCGACGCCCCATGAGGAAGCGGTGCTGTCCAACATCGCCTTCATGGAGGCCGTGCATGCGCGCAGCTATTCCTCGGTCTTCTCGACACTGTGCAACACCGCCGAGGTCGACGAGGCGTTCCGCTGGTCGCAGGAAAACCCGCATCTGCAGGCCAAGTCGCGGCTGATCCTCGACGAATACGACGCGACGGCGAGCCCGTTGAAGCGCAAGGTGGCGAGCGTCTTTCTGGAAAGCTTCCTGTTCTATTCGGGCTTCTACCTGCCGATGCACTGGTCGAGCCGCGCGCGCCTGACCAACACGGCCGACCTGATCCGCCTGATCATCCGTGACGAGGCGATCCACGGCTATTACATCGGCTACAAGTTCCAGCGCGCGTTGGAGCGGGCGACCGAGACCGAGCGCACCGAGATCAAGGATTTTGCCTTCTCGCTGATGTTCGACCTCTATGACATCGAGGGCCGCTATACCGAGCAGCTCTATGACGGTCTGGGCCTGACGGAGGATGTGAAGCACTTCCTGCATTACAACGCCAACAAGGCGCTGCAGAACCTCGGCTATGAGGCGCTCTTCCCCGAAGAGGCGACGCGCGTGAACCCCGCGATCCTCGCCGCGCTCTCGCCCGGATCGGACGAAAACCACGACTTCTTCTCGGGCTCGGGATCGAGCTACGTGATCGGCAAGGCAGTCGCGACCGAGGACGAGGACTGGGCGTTCTGA